One Streptomyces coeruleorubidus DNA segment encodes these proteins:
- a CDS encoding pyridoxamine 5'-phosphate oxidase family protein — translation MSEDSRSEARAIIDGNLYMVLATVGADGAPWASPVFYSTEDGRDLYWVSSPEVTHSRNIAHEPRIGIVLHDSRARWARRAPSPCT, via the coding sequence ATGAGTGAGGACAGCCGCAGCGAGGCACGCGCGATCATCGACGGGAACTTGTACATGGTGCTGGCCACCGTCGGCGCGGACGGCGCCCCTTGGGCCTCGCCCGTCTTCTACTCCACCGAGGACGGGCGGGACTTGTACTGGGTCTCGTCCCCCGAGGTCACGCACTCCCGCAACATCGCCCACGAGCCCAGGATCGGCATCGTCCTGCACGACTCCCGGGCCCGGTGGGCTCGGCGAGCCCCCTCGCCCTGTACCTGA
- a CDS encoding MFS transporter, with translation MLKTVKGQAAGLTKDQRNAFLAAYLGWAMDAFDYFLVVLVYSEIADDFHVSLTDMAFLTTATLVMRPIGALLFGMWADRRGRRIPLMVDVVFYSIVGFACAFAPDYTVLLVLRLLYGIGMGGEWGLGAALAMEKIPASRRGFWSGLLQSGYSLGYLLAAVAFFVIEPFFGWRGLFAFSLLPALVALWVRSRVKESEVWEKSVRLNRTPAYQVFKNPAVLRRFVYLVALMTAFNWMSHGTQDIYPTFVKKGLDLSANTSIAIAVVYNIGAMIGGVLLGAYSERLGRRRTIMIAATGGLVVVPFFVLSTTVGWLMLSSFLMQVCVQGAWGVIPAHLTEMSPDAVRGFYPGVTYQLGNLIAALNLPIQEALAERHGYPSAMAWTIVPTLAVVILLSAIGKEAKGVRFGSSGPQAPTTAATGTAQP, from the coding sequence GTGCTGAAGACCGTGAAAGGGCAGGCAGCGGGTCTGACGAAAGACCAGCGCAACGCCTTCCTGGCCGCCTATCTCGGCTGGGCGATGGACGCGTTCGACTATTTCCTGGTCGTGCTCGTCTACAGCGAGATAGCCGACGATTTCCATGTCTCCCTGACCGACATGGCCTTCCTCACCACCGCGACGCTGGTGATGCGGCCGATCGGTGCTCTGCTCTTCGGCATGTGGGCGGACCGCCGCGGTCGCCGCATACCGCTCATGGTCGACGTCGTCTTCTACTCGATCGTCGGATTCGCCTGCGCCTTCGCGCCCGACTACACCGTGCTGCTGGTGCTGCGCCTGCTCTACGGCATCGGCATGGGCGGCGAGTGGGGCCTGGGAGCGGCCCTGGCCATGGAGAAGATCCCGGCCTCCAGGCGTGGCTTCTGGTCGGGGCTGTTGCAGAGTGGCTACTCGCTGGGCTACCTGCTGGCCGCCGTGGCGTTCTTCGTCATCGAGCCCTTCTTCGGCTGGCGGGGACTGTTCGCCTTCAGCTTGCTGCCCGCCCTGGTCGCGCTGTGGGTGCGCAGCCGGGTCAAGGAGAGCGAGGTGTGGGAGAAGAGCGTCCGGCTCAACCGCACCCCCGCGTACCAGGTGTTCAAGAACCCGGCGGTGCTGCGGCGCTTCGTGTACCTGGTCGCGCTGATGACCGCCTTCAACTGGATGTCGCACGGCACGCAGGACATCTACCCGACCTTCGTGAAGAAGGGCCTGGACCTGTCCGCGAACACCTCCATCGCGATCGCCGTGGTCTACAACATCGGCGCCATGATCGGCGGTGTGCTGCTCGGTGCGTACTCCGAGCGGCTGGGCCGACGCCGGACGATCATGATCGCGGCGACCGGGGGTCTGGTCGTGGTGCCGTTCTTCGTGCTGTCCACGACCGTCGGCTGGCTGATGCTGTCGTCCTTCCTGATGCAGGTGTGCGTGCAGGGAGCCTGGGGCGTCATCCCGGCCCATCTGACCGAGATGAGCCCGGACGCCGTCCGGGGCTTCTACCCGGGCGTCACGTACCAGCTCGGCAACCTGATCGCCGCGCTCAACCTGCCGATCCAGGAGGCCCTCGCCGAGCGCCACGGGTATCCGTCGGCGATGGCATGGACCATCGTGCCCACGCTGGCCGTGGTGATCCTGCTGAGCGCGATCGGCAAGGAGGCCAAGGGGGTCCGCTTCGGAAGCAGCGGACCGCAGGCACCGACCACGGCGGCGACGGGCACGGCCCAGCCCTGA
- a CDS encoding IS630 family transposase, translating into MGDSRLQPLVLSEDERLVLQGWAKRRTTAQGLAKRARIVLACADGLNNTAVAARLDTDRGTVSRWRTRFLQRRLDGLSDELRPGVPRTITDAQVEEVVVRTLEEVPEGATHWSKRELARRVGISPTSVLRIWRAFGLQPWRTETFKISPDPLLIDKIRDVVGLYLAPPANAAVFAVDEKPQIQALERTAPVLPMVPGIPERRSFDYVRHGTVDLFAALNTATGKVIGKLSAQHRAVDFRDFLDEIDRQTDPGLAVHVICDNLSAHKAPVVHKWLLAHPRFELHFTPTYSSWINQVERWFAELQRRCLERGVFCSLDELKTALEDWIKTWNEQARPFKWTKTADQIIDRICRYCDRISGPGH; encoded by the coding sequence ATGGGGGACAGCAGGCTGCAACCGCTGGTGTTATCCGAGGACGAGCGGCTGGTGTTGCAGGGGTGGGCCAAACGGCGGACAACCGCGCAGGGTCTGGCCAAGCGGGCACGGATCGTGCTGGCGTGCGCGGACGGGCTGAACAACACCGCGGTGGCCGCGCGGCTGGACACTGATCGGGGGACCGTGAGCCGGTGGCGGACCAGATTTCTGCAACGCCGTCTCGATGGTCTGTCCGACGAGCTGCGTCCCGGCGTGCCCCGCACCATCACCGACGCCCAGGTGGAAGAGGTGGTGGTGCGCACGCTGGAAGAGGTGCCCGAAGGCGCCACCCACTGGTCGAAGCGGGAGTTGGCCCGGCGGGTGGGGATCTCACCGACGAGTGTGCTGCGGATCTGGCGGGCCTTCGGGCTGCAGCCCTGGCGCACGGAGACCTTCAAGATCTCTCCGGACCCGCTGCTGATCGACAAGATCCGTGACGTGGTCGGGCTGTATCTCGCCCCGCCGGCGAACGCGGCCGTCTTCGCGGTCGACGAGAAGCCGCAGATCCAGGCCCTGGAACGGACAGCTCCGGTACTGCCGATGGTCCCGGGCATCCCCGAGCGGCGCAGCTTCGACTACGTCCGGCACGGCACCGTGGACCTGTTCGCCGCCCTGAACACCGCCACCGGCAAGGTGATCGGCAAGCTGTCCGCGCAGCACCGGGCCGTGGACTTCCGCGACTTCCTCGACGAGATCGACCGCCAGACCGATCCCGGCCTGGCGGTCCACGTGATCTGCGACAACCTCTCCGCCCACAAGGCGCCGGTGGTCCACAAGTGGCTTCTGGCCCATCCCCGGTTCGAGCTGCATTTCACCCCGACTTACTCGTCCTGGATCAACCAGGTCGAGCGGTGGTTCGCCGAACTACAGCGGCGCTGCCTCGAACGCGGCGTGTTCTGCTCACTCGACGAGCTCAAGACCGCCCTCGAGGACTGGATCAAGACCTGGAACGAGCAGGCCCGGCCCTTCAAGTGGACCAAGACCGCAGACCAGATCATCGACCGCATCTGCCGCTACTGCGACAGGATCTCCGGACCGGGACACTAG
- a CDS encoding helix-turn-helix domain-containing protein yields MAELDIAEVARRAGVPASTLRFYEEKGLISSTGRRGLRRQYDPGVLERLALIALGRTAGFSLDEIALMFAPDGQPRIDRQMLAAKADELDNRIRELGVLRDSLRHAAACPAPSHMECPTFRRLLDAAASGGVAAPGRRVPGR; encoded by the coding sequence ATGGCAGAACTGGACATCGCCGAAGTGGCGCGCCGCGCCGGGGTCCCGGCATCGACCCTGCGCTTCTACGAGGAGAAAGGGCTGATCTCCTCGACCGGCCGGCGAGGCCTGCGCCGTCAGTACGACCCCGGTGTACTGGAGCGGCTGGCGTTGATCGCGCTGGGGCGGACGGCCGGGTTCTCGCTCGACGAGATCGCGCTCATGTTCGCGCCGGACGGGCAGCCGCGTATCGACCGGCAGATGCTGGCGGCCAAGGCGGACGAACTGGACAACAGGATCCGCGAACTGGGCGTCCTGCGCGACTCCCTGCGCCACGCCGCCGCGTGCCCAGCGCCGAGCCACATGGAATGCCCCACCTTCCGCCGCCTCCTCGACGCCGCGGCGTCCGGCGGTGTCGCGGCGCCGGGCAGGCGAGTTCCCGGAAGGTAA
- a CDS encoding class I SAM-dependent methyltransferase, which produces MDAARRADDEQTARWKGPAGHAWGELKGVLDAMFRPIEELLVDAVAAEQARHVLEVGCGTGGLTLSVARRLGPGGHCVGIDISESMISTAREYAEQEDVPASFVCDDAQDHAFDPGAFDAVISRFGVMFFPDPVRAFANLRRAVRDEGALRCVVWRDPAENPFMTTAQRAASPLLPDLPVRRPDEPGQFAFADADKVRRILTESGWAGIDIRPVDVTCTLPEKELVRYFTRLGPVGLYLPEVDEQTRGRVVETVRAAFEPFVHGPEVRFTAACWTVGARASTAKFS; this is translated from the coding sequence ATGGACGCTGCGCGCAGGGCCGACGACGAGCAGACAGCCCGCTGGAAAGGGCCCGCCGGTCACGCCTGGGGCGAGCTGAAGGGAGTGCTGGACGCGATGTTCAGGCCCATCGAGGAGCTCCTCGTCGATGCCGTCGCCGCCGAACAGGCGCGGCACGTGCTCGAGGTCGGCTGCGGTACGGGCGGCCTCACGCTGTCCGTGGCGCGACGGCTCGGCCCGGGGGGTCACTGTGTCGGCATCGACATCTCCGAATCGATGATCAGCACGGCCCGGGAGTACGCCGAACAGGAGGACGTACCGGCGTCGTTCGTCTGCGACGACGCACAGGACCACGCCTTCGACCCCGGCGCCTTCGACGCCGTCATCTCGCGGTTCGGCGTCATGTTCTTCCCTGATCCCGTCCGGGCCTTCGCCAACCTCCGGCGCGCCGTCAGGGACGAGGGCGCGCTGCGGTGCGTCGTCTGGCGCGATCCGGCCGAGAACCCGTTCATGACGACGGCCCAGCGCGCCGCGTCACCGCTGCTCCCGGACCTGCCCGTCCGCCGCCCCGACGAGCCGGGACAGTTCGCCTTCGCGGACGCGGACAAGGTCCGGCGCATCCTGACGGAGAGCGGCTGGGCCGGGATCGACATCCGGCCGGTCGACGTGACCTGCACCCTGCCCGAGAAGGAACTCGTCCGTTACTTCACCCGGCTCGGTCCGGTGGGCTTGTACCTGCCCGAGGTGGACGAGCAGACCCGCGGACGGGTCGTGGAGACGGTCCGTGCCGCCTTCGAGCCCTTCGTGCACGGGCCGGAAGTCCGCTTCACCGCGGCCTGTTGGACGGTCGGCGCCCGAGCCTCGACAGCGAAATTTTCGTGA
- a CDS encoding ThuA domain-containing protein, with translation MTPKKALVVRGGWEGHQPVEATELFLPFLRSNGYAVRVEESTDVYADAAEMAGTDLIVQCVTMSEITREQLAGLSSAVVAGTGFTGWHGGIADSFRASSDYLHLVGGQFATHPGKEPCERRGGPEDNFLPHTITLTEAGREHPVTAGIEDFELHTEQYWVLHDDLIDVLATTTHPTRPWEPWHRPVTSPAVWTRRWGAGRIVVTTPGHSLDVLENPAVRTIIERGMLWATRTASAS, from the coding sequence ATGACGCCGAAGAAAGCCCTGGTGGTCCGCGGCGGCTGGGAAGGGCACCAGCCGGTCGAGGCAACGGAACTGTTCCTGCCCTTCCTGCGAAGCAACGGATATGCCGTCCGGGTCGAGGAGTCGACCGACGTCTACGCCGACGCCGCCGAGATGGCCGGCACCGACCTGATCGTGCAGTGCGTCACGATGTCGGAGATCACGCGCGAGCAGCTGGCGGGGCTGAGCTCCGCGGTCGTGGCCGGCACCGGGTTCACCGGCTGGCACGGCGGCATCGCCGACTCGTTCCGCGCCTCCTCCGACTATCTCCACCTGGTGGGAGGGCAGTTCGCCACGCACCCGGGGAAGGAACCGTGCGAGCGCCGGGGCGGACCGGAGGACAACTTCCTGCCGCACACCATCACCCTCACCGAGGCCGGCCGCGAGCACCCCGTCACCGCGGGCATCGAGGACTTCGAGCTGCACACCGAGCAGTACTGGGTGCTCCACGACGACCTCATCGACGTCCTGGCCACCACCACGCACCCCACCCGGCCGTGGGAGCCCTGGCACCGGCCGGTCACCTCACCGGCGGTCTGGACGCGCCGGTGGGGCGCCGGGCGGATCGTGGTGACGACGCCGGGGCACAGCCTCGACGTGCTGGAGAACCCCGCCGTCCGCACCATCATCGAGAGGGGCATGCTGTGGGCGACGCGCACCGCATCGGCGTCGTAG
- a CDS encoding Gfo/Idh/MocA family protein, which translates to MGDAHRIGVVGLGVISRAYLDTLAGHPAVRVTTVADLDASRSAAVAAELPGVRALTVEELLSSPDVDTVLNLTTPGAHAEIALGAIGHGKNVYGEKPLAATLDDAHAVMAAAARAGVGVGCAPDTVLGTGVQTARAALAAGSIGRPLFASAVMVTPGHERWHPHPDFYYTEGGGPLLDMGPYYLSSLVHLLGPVRAVTGASSRLRAERVIGSGPRAGERIPVEVDSHVSGVLEHVGGTLTTITTSFDGVATTASPIEVHGELGTLAVPDPNRFDGDVRLFGLGDTQWRPLPPSAGYVDGARGVGLLDFIAADGQRAPRASGELALHVLETMTALLRSSAEGRRIELTTSAQPPAPVPLTAAEEWSGAAEEWGGQAAPSPA; encoded by the coding sequence GTGGGCGACGCGCACCGCATCGGCGTCGTAGGGCTCGGAGTCATCTCCCGCGCGTATCTGGACACGCTGGCCGGTCACCCCGCCGTGCGCGTGACCACGGTCGCCGACCTCGACGCCTCCCGGTCGGCCGCGGTCGCCGCCGAACTGCCCGGCGTGCGGGCGCTGACCGTCGAGGAGCTGCTGAGCAGCCCGGACGTGGACACGGTGCTGAACCTCACCACCCCCGGGGCGCACGCCGAAATCGCCCTCGGTGCCATCGGTCACGGCAAGAACGTCTACGGGGAGAAACCGCTCGCCGCCACGCTCGACGACGCCCACGCCGTCATGGCGGCCGCCGCGCGGGCGGGCGTCGGTGTGGGGTGCGCGCCGGACACCGTGCTGGGCACGGGGGTTCAGACGGCGCGGGCGGCCCTGGCGGCGGGGAGCATCGGACGCCCCCTGTTCGCCTCGGCCGTGATGGTCACCCCGGGCCACGAACGCTGGCACCCGCACCCCGACTTCTACTACACCGAGGGCGGCGGCCCCCTGCTGGACATGGGGCCGTACTACCTCTCCTCCCTCGTCCATCTGCTGGGTCCGGTGCGGGCCGTGACGGGGGCGTCCAGCCGGCTGCGCGCCGAGCGGGTCATCGGTTCCGGCCCGCGTGCGGGAGAGCGGATACCGGTGGAGGTGGACAGCCATGTCTCCGGTGTGCTGGAGCACGTGGGCGGGACGCTGACGACGATCACGACGAGCTTCGACGGGGTGGCCACCACGGCGTCCCCGATCGAGGTCCACGGCGAGCTGGGAACCCTCGCCGTCCCGGACCCGAACCGCTTCGACGGCGACGTACGGCTCTTCGGACTCGGCGACACCCAGTGGCGCCCACTCCCGCCGTCCGCGGGCTACGTCGACGGCGCACGGGGCGTCGGGCTGCTCGACTTCATCGCCGCCGACGGGCAGCGGGCACCGCGCGCGAGCGGTGAACTCGCCCTGCACGTACTGGAGACGATGACCGCGCTCCTGCGTTCGTCGGCCGAGGGACGGCGGATCGAGCTGACGACGTCGGCGCAGCCGCCCGCTCCCGTCCCGCTGACGGCCGCCGAGGAGTGGTCAGGCGCCGCCGAGGAGTGGGGCGGCCAGGCCGCGCCCAGCCCCGCGTGA
- a CDS encoding glutamate--cysteine ligase, giving the protein MGRDVPALVFTREDRRRYRAKMQTDLEVLARMLRESSFESERPRVGLEIELNLVDDHGLPAMRNTDVLQAIADPAWSSELGRFNLEIDIPPRELTTGGPGAWEQTIRDALNHAEDRAAAVGAHLIMVGILPTLDEADVSETALSGDPRYRMLNEQIFAARGEDLRIRVDGVERLSTYADTITPEAACTSTQFHLQVAPKQFADYWNAAQAIAGVQVALAANSPFLFGRELWRETRIPLFEQATDTRPEEIKAQGVRPRVWFGERWITSVFDLFEENVRYFPALLPLCDDEDPQQALDGGGVPQLGELTLHNGTIYRWNRPVYAVTDSGPHLRIENRVLPAGPTVADIIANGAFYYGLTRALVDEDRPVWTRMSFSVAEENLHTAARDGIDARLYWPGTGEVPATELVLRRLLPLAHRGLELAGMDAAWREPLLGIVEQRCVTARNGALWQAETVHHLEKTGVSDRREALRQMTTTYMDYMHMNAPAHTWPVD; this is encoded by the coding sequence ATGGGACGTGACGTGCCGGCCCTGGTGTTCACACGGGAGGACCGCCGTCGGTACCGGGCCAAGATGCAGACCGACCTCGAGGTGCTGGCCCGGATGCTGCGCGAGTCCAGCTTCGAGAGCGAGCGCCCCCGGGTCGGTCTGGAGATCGAGCTCAACCTGGTGGACGACCACGGGCTGCCCGCGATGCGCAACACCGACGTGCTCCAGGCGATCGCCGACCCCGCCTGGTCCAGCGAGCTGGGCCGCTTCAACCTGGAGATCGACATCCCGCCCCGGGAACTGACGACCGGCGGCCCCGGAGCCTGGGAGCAGACGATCCGGGACGCCCTGAACCACGCCGAGGACCGCGCCGCGGCCGTCGGCGCGCACCTGATCATGGTCGGCATCCTGCCCACCCTGGACGAGGCGGACGTCAGTGAGACCGCCCTCTCCGGTGACCCGCGGTACCGGATGCTCAACGAACAGATCTTCGCGGCGCGGGGCGAGGACCTGAGGATCAGGGTCGACGGCGTGGAGCGCCTGTCGACGTACGCCGACACCATCACCCCCGAGGCCGCCTGCACCAGCACCCAGTTCCATCTCCAGGTCGCCCCCAAGCAGTTCGCGGACTACTGGAACGCGGCCCAGGCCATCGCCGGCGTGCAGGTCGCCCTGGCGGCGAACTCGCCCTTCCTGTTCGGCAGGGAGCTGTGGCGCGAGACCCGCATCCCCCTGTTCGAGCAGGCCACCGACACCCGCCCCGAGGAGATCAAGGCCCAGGGCGTACGGCCCCGGGTGTGGTTCGGGGAGCGGTGGATCACCAGCGTCTTCGATCTCTTCGAGGAGAACGTGCGCTACTTCCCGGCCCTGCTGCCGCTGTGCGACGACGAGGACCCGCAGCAGGCGCTCGACGGCGGCGGCGTTCCGCAACTGGGCGAACTGACCCTGCACAACGGCACGATCTACCGCTGGAACCGCCCCGTCTACGCCGTCACCGACAGCGGCCCGCACCTGCGCATCGAGAACCGGGTGCTGCCCGCCGGCCCCACCGTGGCCGACATCATCGCCAACGGCGCCTTCTACTACGGTCTCACCCGCGCCCTGGTCGACGAGGACCGGCCGGTGTGGACGCGAATGTCCTTCTCGGTCGCCGAGGAGAACCTGCACACCGCGGCCCGCGACGGCATCGACGCCCGCCTGTACTGGCCCGGCACGGGTGAAGTACCGGCCACGGAACTGGTGTTGCGGCGTCTGCTGCCGCTGGCCCACCGGGGTCTGGAGCTGGCCGGCATGGACGCGGCCTGGCGCGAACCGCTGCTGGGCATCGTCGAGCAGCGCTGTGTCACCGCCCGCAACGGCGCCCTGTGGCAGGCGGAGACGGTCCATCATCTGGAGAAGACCGGCGTCTCCGACCGGCGTGAGGCGCTGCGGCAGATGACCACGACCTACATGGACTACATGCACATGAACGCGCCCGCGCACACCTGGCCGGTGGACTGA
- a CDS encoding MFS transporter encodes MPGNGNSLTRLRTAITVFFALDGFVFAGWVVRIPAIKEQTDASASALGLALLGVSAGAVVTMILTGRLCRRYGNHRVTVTCAVLLSLSVALPPLTHSALALGLVLLVFGAAYGGINVAFNSAAVDLVAAMRRPIMPSFHAAFSLGGMIGAGVGALVAGSLSPTRHLLLLTVVGLLVTAVAGPTLLRQKPPVPPERERPAEGAAPRRLDGRTRGLVLVFGLIAGCTAFGEGALADWGALHLEEDLGASPGAAAIGYACFALAMTVGRLTGTTLLERLGRTRTVVAGGATAAAGMLLGSLAPALWAALLGYAVTGIGLANLFPVAVERAGALAGPSGVATASTLGYGGMLLGPPAIGFMADWFSLPAALTSVAILAAVAALIGVATRRAAAR; translated from the coding sequence GTGCCGGGCAACGGCAACTCCCTCACCCGACTCCGCACGGCGATCACCGTCTTCTTCGCCCTCGACGGCTTCGTCTTCGCCGGCTGGGTCGTGCGCATCCCCGCCATCAAGGAACAGACGGACGCCTCCGCCAGCGCCCTCGGCCTCGCCCTCCTGGGCGTCTCCGCCGGAGCCGTCGTCACCATGATCCTCACCGGCCGCCTGTGCCGCCGCTACGGCAACCACCGGGTCACCGTCACCTGCGCCGTCCTGCTCTCCCTCAGCGTCGCCCTGCCCCCGCTGACCCACTCGGCCCTCGCGCTCGGTCTCGTCCTGCTGGTGTTCGGCGCCGCGTACGGCGGGATCAACGTCGCCTTCAACAGCGCCGCCGTGGACCTCGTGGCCGCGATGCGGCGGCCGATCATGCCGAGCTTCCACGCCGCGTTCAGCCTGGGCGGCATGATCGGCGCGGGGGTGGGCGCCCTCGTCGCGGGATCCCTCTCCCCCACCCGGCACCTGCTGCTGCTCACCGTCGTCGGACTGCTCGTGACCGCCGTGGCGGGCCCCACGCTCCTGCGGCAGAAGCCGCCGGTGCCGCCGGAACGGGAACGGCCCGCGGAGGGCGCCGCCCCGCGCCGCCTGGACGGCCGCACCCGGGGACTCGTGCTCGTCTTCGGCCTGATCGCGGGGTGCACCGCGTTCGGCGAGGGGGCGCTGGCCGACTGGGGCGCCCTGCACCTCGAAGAGGACCTGGGCGCCTCGCCGGGTGCCGCGGCCATCGGCTACGCCTGCTTCGCGCTCGCCATGACGGTGGGCCGCCTGACCGGCACGACGCTCCTGGAGCGTCTGGGGCGGACCCGGACCGTCGTGGCGGGCGGTGCCACGGCGGCGGCCGGGATGCTGCTCGGCTCACTCGCCCCCGCCCTGTGGGCCGCCCTGCTCGGGTACGCGGTCACGGGCATCGGCCTGGCGAACCTCTTCCCCGTGGCCGTGGAACGCGCGGGCGCGCTCGCCGGCCCCAGCGGAGTCGCCACCGCCTCCACGCTGGGTTACGGCGGCATGCTGCTGGGGCCGCCCGCCATCGGCTTCATGGCGGACTGGTTCTCCCTTCCGGCCGCGCTCACCAGCGTGGCGATCCTTGCCGCCGTGGCCGCGCTCATCGGTGTCGCGACGCGCCGCGCCGCGGCGCGCTGA
- a CDS encoding SDR family oxidoreductase, with translation MTDQQHPGDQHPTPEFPSQDQPHPGWTGPMDPPPDHGEKSYRGSGRLTDRKAVITGGDSGIGRAVALAFAREGADVIFTHLDDEKDDAAETARLVEEAGRRAVPVSCDVREEENCRALIDRAVAEFGRIDVLVNNAAYQMSQPDGIEAISTEQFDRVLRTNLYGMFWLCKLALPHIPEGGSIINSTSVQAYKPSPHLLDYATTKGAIVTFTQGLAQMVIDKGVRVNAVAPGPVWTPLIPATMPDTRTFGEQAPIGRPAQPAEMAPAYVFLASQDASYITAEIVNATGGTPLP, from the coding sequence GTGACCGATCAGCAGCACCCCGGCGACCAGCACCCCACCCCGGAGTTTCCCTCCCAGGACCAGCCGCACCCAGGCTGGACCGGCCCCATGGACCCGCCCCCGGACCACGGTGAGAAGTCCTACCGGGGCAGCGGCCGGCTGACCGACCGCAAGGCCGTGATCACCGGCGGCGACTCCGGGATCGGCCGTGCGGTCGCCCTGGCGTTCGCCCGGGAGGGAGCCGACGTGATCTTCACCCACCTGGACGACGAGAAGGACGACGCCGCCGAGACCGCCCGGCTGGTCGAGGAGGCCGGACGGCGTGCCGTACCCGTCTCGTGCGACGTACGGGAGGAGGAGAACTGCCGGGCGCTGATCGACCGTGCCGTCGCGGAGTTCGGCCGGATCGACGTCCTGGTGAACAACGCGGCGTACCAGATGTCGCAGCCCGACGGCATCGAGGCGATCTCCACCGAGCAGTTCGACCGGGTGCTGCGCACCAACCTGTACGGCATGTTCTGGCTGTGCAAGCTGGCCCTGCCGCACATCCCGGAGGGCGGCAGCATCATCAACTCCACCTCGGTGCAGGCCTACAAGCCCAGTCCGCATCTGCTGGACTACGCGACGACCAAGGGCGCGATCGTCACCTTCACGCAGGGGCTGGCGCAGATGGTGATCGACAAGGGCGTCCGCGTCAACGCCGTGGCGCCCGGCCCGGTGTGGACGCCGCTCATCCCGGCGACGATGCCGGACACCCGGACGTTCGGCGAGCAGGCGCCCATCGGGCGGCCCGCGCAGCCGGCCGAGATGGCTCCGGCGTATGTCTTCCTCGCCTCACAGGACGCGTCGTACATCACCGCAGAGATCGTCAACGCAACCGGCGGCACACCGCTTCCGTAG
- a CDS encoding maleylpyruvate isomerase family mycothiol-dependent enzyme, whose product METPEFLQALETEGRLLAAAAEEAGTSAKVPTCPQWQVRDLLRHTGAVHRWAASYVAERHTERRPLGEAPDLDGAELVAWYRDSHRHLVGTLADASPDVECWFFLPAPSPLAFWTRRQAHETAVHRVDAESARGGGITPVTPVTPDFATDGIDELLRGFHARSRSRVRTDEPRVLRVRTDDTDAAWTVRLSSEPPVTTRGVSGDAECELSGPAEKLYLGLWNRAPLPSVTGDQALAELWRETSGI is encoded by the coding sequence ATGGAGACCCCCGAGTTCCTTCAGGCGCTGGAGACAGAGGGCCGATTGCTGGCCGCGGCCGCCGAGGAGGCCGGGACGAGCGCGAAGGTGCCGACGTGCCCTCAGTGGCAGGTGCGTGATCTGCTGCGGCACACGGGCGCGGTGCACCGCTGGGCCGCGTCGTACGTCGCCGAGCGGCACACCGAGCGCCGTCCGCTGGGTGAGGCCCCGGACCTCGACGGCGCGGAGCTCGTGGCCTGGTACCGCGACAGCCACCGCCACCTCGTCGGCACGCTGGCCGACGCCTCACCCGATGTGGAGTGCTGGTTCTTCCTGCCCGCGCCGTCCCCGCTGGCCTTCTGGACCCGGCGGCAGGCGCACGAGACGGCGGTGCACCGGGTCGACGCGGAGTCCGCGCGCGGCGGCGGCATCACCCCCGTCACCCCCGTCACCCCCGACTTCGCCACCGACGGCATCGACGAACTGCTGCGCGGCTTCCACGCCCGCTCCAGAAGCCGGGTGCGCACGGACGAGCCGCGCGTCCTGCGGGTGCGCACGGACGACACCGACGCCGCGTGGACCGTACGGCTGTCGTCCGAGCCGCCCGTGACCACGCGAGGCGTCTCCGGGGACGCCGAGTGCGAACTGTCCGGTCCGGCCGAGAAGTTGTACCTGGGGCTGTGGAACCGGGCTCCCCTGCCGTCGGTCACGGGCGACCAGGCGCTCGCCGAGCTGTGGCGGGAGACATCAGGGATCTGA
- a CDS encoding MarR family winged helix-turn-helix transcriptional regulator: MAAKQAEQALVEQWRDILALHARTQCELDRVLHDHGLCASDFEVLDVLAGCRAAKGTPSYRVQEISERVHLSQSALSRLIARLEKEGLVERRMCPEDRRGVRVALTAKGRTLHGDVLPVQRAVLARMLADG, from the coding sequence ATGGCGGCGAAGCAGGCCGAGCAGGCGCTCGTGGAACAGTGGCGGGACATTCTGGCGCTGCACGCGCGAACACAGTGTGAACTCGACCGGGTTCTGCACGACCACGGCCTGTGCGCCAGCGACTTCGAGGTGCTCGACGTCCTCGCCGGGTGCCGGGCGGCGAAGGGCACTCCCTCGTACCGCGTCCAGGAGATCTCCGAGCGGGTCCATCTGAGTCAGAGCGCGCTGTCGCGGCTGATCGCCCGGCTGGAGAAGGAGGGGCTCGTCGAGCGCCGCATGTGTCCGGAGGACCGGCGGGGTGTACGCGTCGCCCTCACGGCGAAGGGGCGCACGCTGCACGGTGACGTGCTGCCCGTGCAGCGTGCGGTGCTGGCGCGGATGCTGGCGGACGGCTGA